Proteins encoded by one window of Nasonia vitripennis strain AsymCx chromosome 5, Nvit_psr_1.1, whole genome shotgun sequence:
- the LOC100678761 gene encoding uncharacterized protein LOC100678761 isoform X2 has protein sequence MSFEWDDEVVDKFLEEYRQHECLWNPYHRNFTDCYARNEALKKIVKVLRAELTIEDCLKILRSIRKKYLEEQTKNLTRRLRSRSRWLCIVESMLEKIVRDEEEEDVKKKSKKQLVPKVKTLYRHTISSSNRRKDCTVSLVRSKSTGSCSKGKSLGRAKSKKKSKKNSQGKLDKGSRFCSDVEKTKERNSCKRSDMQDCARPQTAWGRQRNNYLDNLNWTTYDTSCARTLECPAYSSHLDRISRVENICRDPCSVPATGYQCQTRSNPPTASCNWEGRKRNTDIQPTPPSVIETRNCRVTRPTSSCSERRTPSSQDSNCPAAPEKRSRSCKDKDKPTMKTASTSCCLCPEKSATEKPKQCEATIKANTESAQMPDVCTKATCPSFSKSTTTVTSPEKRPYTTNIVPVENSNKCVGTIDCNKNVRFECNQDLQQCVSSFQTTPRVAAKFENGVLEAYSQFKVIFPTRPDSNISSTNTCRESSSVSLKAPAPVKKVTQRVQTDSTTRDCAVSVNSSEFLCPSRPQSAKGSCCPNRCLSQRNTQIGTDDDIVVCYQDNAATSLEAEKTLHDFVLLTPGGKYVPLVRSVASEKMQVFTECCADANRPAEKVPDVCETAPSRIREKQMPTTLDDEKCDSSTTKLLLRCLEQMLNLEEQEEKGKSADTQEDPWEPCKHKELTEKAALGCSKEKPTNPRIDLGCSSPRGKLTQNFLEILKCALELDHGKKADICDDDGQKQDKNCDCDDAVPDKKEPPTPENSCDNENRNCAARGDRMIRCSSQTSERLANKSEVKVPIKEDKSVHCQELLNCTQPIKVKESPCRDAPIVRSCAVDSNSVELSSLQPRTTSPNSTLGDKQVYYKKTVKQTGEGHSRILEKTVAYKASTSGTCIDSTVTKDTGVQEEILSSSRGTQCEPRSRETKTSNVNSVGTQKRDTVLEYLVGCANRTEKICPVRQTPRTSKSPTPNRIITRKSRTNLPPDQCQQDNATGVSYVKCNQFYRSYVVRSPTRLTPTPQENVDRKLKEYHRRVSALKKICNSDH, from the exons ATGTCGTTTGAATGGGACGACGAAGTTGTGGACAAATTCCTCGAGGAGTATCGTCAACACGAATGTCTCTGGAATCCGTATCATCGAAACTTTACTGATTGCTACGCAAGAAACGAAGCACTCAAAAAGATCGTCAAAGTGTTGAGGGCTGAACTAACAATAGAGGACTGTTTGAAGATTTTGAGGAGCATAAGGAAAAA GTACTTGGAAGAGCAAACGAAGAATTTAACTCGACGTTTAAGATCTCGATCGAGATGGCTCTGCATCGTGGAATCGATGCTGGAGAAGATAGTTCGCGATGAGGAAGAAGAGGACGTCAAGAAGAAAAGCAAAAAACAGCTGGTACCAAAAGTCAAGACGCTGTATCGTCATACCATTAGTTCGAGTAATCGCAGAAAAGACTGTACGGTAAGTCTTGTTAGATCGAAATCAACAGGAAGCTGTTCCAAG GGCAAAAGTCTCGGCAGAGCCAAgagcaagaaaaaaagtaagaaaaatTCACAAGGCAAGCTGGATAAGGGAAGTCGATTCTGCAGCGATGTTGAGAAAACGAAAGAAAGGAACTCCTGTAAACGATCGGACATGCAAG ATTGTGCGAGACCGCAGACGGCTTGGGGTAGACAGCGAAACAACTATCTTGACAATCTAAACTGGACGACGTACGATACGAGTTGCGCTCGAACGCTCGAGTGTCCAGCTTATTCCTCACACCTTGATAGGATCAGTCGCGTCGAGAATATCTGCAGGGACCCCTGTTCGGTTCCTG CCACTGGGTATCAATGTCAAACTCGTTCGAATCCACCTACTGCCTCATGTAATTGGGAAGGTAGAAAAAGGAATACCGATATTCAGCCGACTCCACCATCAGTTATCG AAACACGCAACTGCCGAGTAACGAGACCAACCAGCAGTTGCAGCGAGAGAAGAACACCTAGTTCGCAGGACTCGAATTGTCCTGCTGCTCCTGAAAAGCGCTCGCGTTCCTGTAAGGACAAGGATAAACCGACGATGAAAACGGCATCTACGTCATGCTGTCTTTGTCCTGAGAAAAGCGCTACGGAGAAGCCGAAGCAGTGCGAAGCGACCATCAAAGCCAACACGGAATCGGCACAGATGCCCGACGTTTGCACCAAGGCAACGTGTCctagtttttcaaagagtACAACGA CGGTAACGTCTCCGGAGAAACGGCCGTACACGACCAACATCGTCCCTGTGGAAAACAGCAACAAATGCGTTGGCACCATTGACTGCAACAAAAACGTGAGATTCGAGTGTAATCAGGATCTTCAGCAGTGTGTTTCTAGCTTTCAAACGACTCCTCGCGTGGCAGCGAAATTCGAGAATGGTGTTCTTGAAGCTTACTCGCAGTTCAAAGTGATTTTTCCTACTAGGCCTGATTCAAATATAAGCTCGA CTAACACCTGCAGAGAAAGTAGCAGTGTGAGCTTGAAAGCTCCAGCACCAGTGAAAAAGGTGACGCAGCGCGTGCAAACCGACAGCACGACACGAGACTGTGCGGTTTCAGTGAACAGTTCCGAATTCTTGTGTCCAAGTAGACCTCAAAGCGCCAAAGGTTCCTGTTGTCCTAATCGTTGTCTGAGTCAGAGGAACACGCAGATCGGCACCGATGACGATATTGTTG TTTGTTATCAAGATAACGCGGCGACATCGCTAGAAGCTGAAAAGACTCTGCACGATTTCGTTTTACTGACACCTGGAGGTAAATATGTTCCACTGGTGAGATCGGTTGCAAGTGAAAAAATGCAGGTCTTCACCGAATGTTGTGCTGATGCTAATAGGCCTGCTGAAAAAGTGCCGGATGTTTGTGAGACCG cACCATCGCGAATTCGAGAGAAACAGATGCCAACTACTTTGGATGACGAAAAATGCGATTCGTCGACCACAAAATTACTTCTGCGGTGCTTAGAGCAGATGCTCAATTTAGAAGAACAAGAGGAAAAAG GAAAGTCAGCAGATACTCAAGAAGATCCTTGGGAACCCTGCAAGCACAAAGAACTCACGGAAAAAGCTGCTCTCGGCTGTTCCAAAGAAAAACCAACAAATCCAAGAATCGATCTCGGTTGCTCAAGTCCTCGAGGCAAATTGACGCAAAATTTCCTGGAGATCTTGAAGTGTGCTCTGGAATTGGACCATGGAAAAAAGGCCGATATTTGCGATGACGACGGACAGAAGCAAG aCAAGAACTGCGACTGCGATGACGCTGTCCCCGACAAAAAGGAGCCTCCTACTCCTGAAAATTCTTGCGACAATGAGAATAGAAATTGCGCTGCACGAGGCGATCGAATGATTCGATGCTCATCTCAAACATCCGAAAGACTCGCGAATAAATCTGAAGTGAAAGTGCCGATCAAGGAAGACAAATCTGTACACTGTCAGGAACTTCTCAACTG TACTCAACCCATCAAGGTAAAAGAATCTCCCTGCCGCGATGCACCCATCGTCAGAAGCTGTGCTGTCGACTCCAATTCTGTTGAGCTGTCGAGTTTGCAGCCACGAACAACATCCCCGAATTCGACTTTAGGGGATAAACAAGTTTACTATAAAAAGACCGTGAAACAAACGGGCGAAGGACACTCCAGGATACTGGAGAAAACCGTTGCTTACAAAGCATCGACGAGTGGAACTTGCATCGATAGTACGGTAACGAAGGATACCGGTGTGCAGGAGGAAATTTTGAGCTCGTCTAGAGGAACGCAGTGCGAGCCCAGAAGTAGAGAAA cGAAAACTTCAAATGTGAATTCAGTGGGAACGCAAAAACGGGACACGGTTCTCGAATACCTTGTTGGATGTGCAAATCGCACGGAAAAAATCTGTCCTGTTAGACAAACGCCGAGAACTTCAAAATCTCCGACACCTAATAGAATCATTACGAGAAAGTCGCGAACGAATTTGCCACCTGATCAATGCCAACAAGACAACGCCACAGGAGTGAGTTACGTCAAGTGCAATCAGTTTTACCGATCATACGTGGTTCGAAGCCCGACGAGGTTGACGCCGACACCGCaggaaaatgtagacagaaaaCTAAAAGAATATCATCGTCGAGTCAGTGCGTTAAAAAAG atttgtAACTCAGATCATTGA